One stretch of Streptomyces sp. R21 DNA includes these proteins:
- the priA gene encoding bifunctional 1-(5-phosphoribosyl)-5-((5-phosphoribosylamino)methylideneamino)imidazole-4-carboxamide isomerase/phosphoribosylanthranilate isomerase PriA, with the protein MAKLELLPAVDVRDGQAVRLVHGESGSETSYGSPLEAALAWQRSGAEWLHLVDLDAAFGTGDNRALIAEVAGAMDIKVELSGGIRDDDTLAAALATGCTRVNLGTAALETPEWVAKVIAEYGDKIAVGLDVRGTTLRGRGWTRDGGDLYETLARLDKEGCARYVVTDIAKDGTLQGPNLELLRNVCAVTDRPVVASGGVSSLDDLRAIAELVALGVEGSIVGKALYAKAFTLEEALEAVAV; encoded by the coding sequence ATGGCCAAGCTCGAACTCCTCCCCGCCGTCGACGTCCGCGACGGCCAGGCGGTCCGCCTCGTGCACGGCGAGTCCGGCAGCGAGACGTCCTACGGCTCCCCGCTCGAGGCCGCCCTCGCCTGGCAGCGGTCGGGCGCCGAGTGGCTGCACCTGGTGGACCTGGACGCCGCGTTCGGCACCGGCGACAACCGCGCGCTGATCGCGGAGGTCGCGGGCGCGATGGACATCAAGGTCGAGCTGTCCGGCGGCATCCGCGACGACGACACGCTGGCAGCCGCCCTCGCCACCGGCTGCACCCGGGTGAACCTCGGCACCGCCGCCCTGGAGACCCCCGAGTGGGTCGCCAAGGTCATCGCCGAGTACGGCGACAAGATCGCGGTCGGCCTCGACGTACGCGGTACGACGCTGCGCGGCCGCGGCTGGACCCGCGACGGCGGCGACCTCTACGAGACGCTGGCGCGCCTCGACAAGGAGGGCTGCGCGCGGTACGTGGTCACCGACATCGCGAAGGACGGCACGCTGCAGGGCCCGAACCTGGAGCTGCTGCGCAATGTGTGCGCGGTGACCGACCGCCCGGTCGTGGCCTCCGGCGGCGTCTCGTCCCTGGACGACCTCCGCGCCATCGCCGAGCTCGTGGCCCTCGGTGTCGAGGGCTCCATCGTCGGGAAGGCGCTGTACGCGAAGGCGTTCACCCTGGAAGAGGCGCTGGAGGCGGTCGCCGTATGA
- a CDS encoding RidA family protein: MSGVRRISSHSPFEDLIGYSRAVELPNGLVLVSGCTSIVNGAIDAGTPYQQTLNAFQVALDALKELGLGREHVVRTRMYITHARDVDDVGRAHKELFDDVRPAASMLIVSGFIDPSLVVEVEVEAYRGDSAS, from the coding sequence ATGAGTGGCGTACGACGGATCTCCTCGCACAGCCCGTTCGAGGACCTCATCGGCTATTCGCGCGCGGTAGAGCTGCCCAACGGCCTTGTCCTGGTGTCGGGTTGCACCTCGATCGTGAACGGTGCCATAGACGCGGGCACGCCCTACCAGCAGACCCTCAACGCCTTCCAGGTCGCCCTCGACGCCCTGAAGGAGCTCGGCCTCGGCCGCGAGCATGTGGTGCGCACCCGTATGTACATCACCCACGCCCGCGACGTCGATGATGTGGGCCGCGCCCACAAGGAGCTGTTCGACGACGTGCGCCCCGCCGCCTCCATGCTGATCGTCTCGGGCTTCATCGACCCCAGCCTGGTCGTCGAGGTCGAGGTGGAGGCGTACCGAGGGGATTCCGCGTCATGA
- the hisF gene encoding imidazole glycerol phosphate synthase subunit HisF, which yields MTLAVRVIPCLDVDNGRVVKGVNFQNLRDAGDPVEMAKVYDAEGADELTFLDITASSGNRETTYDVVRRTAEQVFIPLTVGGGVRAAEDVDKLLRAGADKVGVNTAAIARPDLIREIAERFGRQVLVLSVDARRTESGSFEVTTHGGRKGTGIDAVEWAHRAAELGAGEILLNSMDADGTKDGYDLEMIRAVRKHVTVPVIASGGAGKLADFPPAVAAGADAVLAASVFHFGDLRIGEVKETLREAGHPVR from the coding sequence ATGACCCTCGCCGTACGCGTCATCCCCTGCCTGGACGTGGACAACGGCCGGGTCGTCAAGGGCGTCAACTTCCAGAACCTGCGCGACGCCGGCGACCCCGTCGAGATGGCCAAGGTGTACGACGCCGAGGGCGCCGACGAGCTGACGTTCCTGGACATCACCGCCTCGTCGGGCAACCGCGAGACCACGTACGACGTGGTGCGCCGCACGGCCGAGCAGGTCTTCATCCCGCTGACGGTCGGCGGCGGTGTCCGCGCCGCCGAGGACGTCGACAAGCTGCTGCGCGCGGGCGCCGACAAGGTCGGCGTCAACACGGCCGCGATCGCCCGCCCTGACCTCATCCGCGAGATCGCCGAACGCTTCGGCCGCCAGGTGCTGGTCCTGTCGGTGGACGCGCGGCGCACCGAGTCGGGGTCCTTCGAGGTCACCACCCACGGCGGCCGCAAGGGCACCGGCATCGACGCTGTCGAGTGGGCCCACCGCGCCGCCGAACTCGGCGCCGGCGAGATCCTCCTCAACTCCATGGACGCCGACGGTACGAAGGACGGCTACGACCTGGAGATGATCCGGGCCGTCCGTAAACACGTCACGGTCCCGGTGATCGCCTCGGGTGGCGCCGGCAAACTCGCCGACTTCCCCCCGGCGGTCGCAGCGGGCGCGGACGCGGTCCTCGCCGCCTCCGTCTTCCACTTCGGCGACCTGCGCATCGGCGAAGTGAAGGAGACACTGCGCGAGGCGGGCCATCCCGTCCGCTGA
- a CDS encoding TIGR03085 family metal-binding protein: MSTYAKRERLLLADLLETEGPDATTLCEGWNTRDLAAHVVVRERRPDAAGGILLKQLASRLDRVMTEFAEKPYEELIQLIRTGPPRFSPFSLKQIDEASNTIEFYVHTEDVRRAQPDWTPRELDSVFQDALWTRLERTARLTGRTAPTGLVLRRPNGQTAVAHKGTPVVTVTGEPSELLLFAYGRQTVADVELDGDKDAIAKLHETKQLGL, from the coding sequence ATGTCGACCTACGCCAAGCGTGAACGACTTCTCCTCGCCGACCTGTTGGAAACCGAGGGTCCGGACGCCACCACTCTGTGCGAGGGCTGGAACACCCGTGACCTCGCCGCCCATGTCGTGGTGCGCGAGCGCCGCCCGGACGCGGCGGGCGGAATCCTCCTCAAGCAGCTCGCGTCACGGCTGGACCGGGTGATGACGGAGTTCGCCGAGAAGCCGTACGAGGAACTGATCCAGCTGATCCGCACCGGCCCGCCGCGCTTCTCCCCGTTCTCCCTCAAGCAGATCGACGAGGCGTCGAACACGATCGAGTTCTACGTCCACACCGAGGACGTCCGCCGCGCCCAGCCGGACTGGACCCCGCGCGAACTGGACTCCGTCTTCCAGGACGCCCTGTGGACCCGCCTGGAGCGCACCGCCCGGCTGACGGGCCGCACCGCCCCGACCGGCCTGGTCCTGCGCCGCCCGAACGGCCAGACGGCGGTGGCCCACAAGGGCACCCCGGTCGTCACGGTCACCGGCGAACCGTCCGAGCTCCTGCTCTTCGCCTACGGCCGCCAGACCGTCGCCGACGTGGAACTGGACGGCGACAAGGACGCGATCGCCAAGCTGCACGAGACGAAGCAGCTGGGGCTCTGA
- the hisI gene encoding phosphoribosyl-AMP cyclohydrolase translates to MTSTPLPSSPSGLDPEIAARLKRSADGLVPAIAQQYDTGEVLMLGWMDDEALHRTLTTGRCTYWSRSRREYWVKGDTSGHFQWVRSVALDCDADTLLVRVDQVGAACHTGARTCFDADVLLKDGGGGSGTAAADQ, encoded by the coding sequence ATGACCAGCACGCCCCTGCCCAGCAGCCCCAGCGGCCTGGACCCCGAGATCGCCGCGCGCCTCAAGCGCAGCGCCGACGGGCTCGTCCCGGCCATCGCCCAGCAGTACGACACCGGTGAGGTGCTCATGCTCGGCTGGATGGACGACGAGGCGCTGCATCGCACGCTGACGACCGGCCGCTGCACGTACTGGTCGCGCAGCCGCCGGGAGTACTGGGTGAAGGGCGACACCTCCGGGCACTTCCAGTGGGTCAGGTCCGTCGCCCTCGACTGCGACGCCGACACGCTCCTCGTGCGGGTCGACCAGGTCGGCGCCGCCTGCCACACAGGCGCCCGCACCTGCTTCGACGCCGACGTGCTGCTCAAGGACGGCGGCGGCGGTTCCGGCACCGCCGCCGCGGATCAGTAA
- a CDS encoding anthranilate synthase component I codes for MDLETFRKLAADRRVIPVSRKLLADGDTPVGLYRKLAAERPGTFLLESAENGRSWSRYSFVGVRSAATLTARDGGAHWLGTPPVGVPTEGDPLAALRATIETLHTPHQEGLPPFTGGMVGYLGYDIVRRLEKIGPGERDDLKLPELTMLLTSDLAVMDHWEGSVLLIANAINHNDLDTGVDEAYADAVARLDAMEADLSHPVAQPPAALPPSELPEYTALWGGPDFQDAVEDIKERIRAGEAFQVVPSQRFETPCTASALDVYRVLRATNPSPYMYLFRFDGFDVVGSSPEALVKVEDGQAMVHPIAGTRHRGATPQEDQALADELLADPKERAEHLMLVDLGRNDLGRVCEPGSVEVVDFMSVERYSHVMHIVSTVTGRVAQGRSAFDVLTACFPAGTLSGAPKPRAMQIIDELEPSRRGLYGGCVGYLDFAGDSDTAIAIRTALLRDGVAYVQAGAGIVADSDPVAEDNECRNKAAAVLRAVHTANRLGR; via the coding sequence ATGGACCTTGAGACGTTCCGCAAGCTCGCCGCCGACCGCCGTGTCATCCCCGTCAGCCGCAAGCTCCTCGCCGACGGCGACACCCCGGTCGGGCTCTACCGCAAGCTCGCCGCCGAGCGCCCCGGCACCTTCCTGCTGGAGTCCGCGGAGAACGGCCGCTCCTGGTCTCGCTACTCCTTCGTGGGCGTCCGCAGCGCCGCCACACTCACCGCACGCGACGGCGGGGCCCACTGGCTCGGCACACCGCCCGTCGGCGTCCCCACCGAGGGCGATCCGCTCGCCGCCCTGCGCGCCACCATCGAGACGCTGCACACCCCGCACCAGGAGGGCCTCCCGCCCTTCACCGGCGGCATGGTCGGCTACCTCGGCTACGACATCGTGCGCCGCCTGGAGAAGATCGGCCCGGGGGAGCGCGACGACCTGAAGCTCCCCGAGCTGACCATGCTGCTCACCTCCGACCTGGCCGTCATGGACCACTGGGAGGGCTCGGTCCTGCTGATCGCCAACGCGATCAACCACAACGACCTGGACACGGGCGTCGACGAGGCGTACGCGGATGCCGTGGCCCGGCTGGACGCCATGGAGGCCGACCTCTCGCACCCGGTCGCCCAGCCGCCCGCCGCGCTCCCGCCGTCCGAGCTGCCCGAGTACACCGCGCTGTGGGGCGGCCCCGACTTCCAGGACGCCGTCGAGGACATCAAGGAGCGCATCCGGGCGGGCGAGGCCTTCCAGGTCGTCCCCTCCCAGCGCTTCGAAACCCCGTGCACGGCAAGCGCGTTGGACGTGTACCGGGTGCTGCGGGCCACCAACCCGTCGCCGTACATGTACCTCTTCCGCTTCGACGGCTTCGACGTCGTGGGCTCGTCCCCCGAGGCCCTGGTCAAGGTCGAGGACGGGCAGGCGATGGTGCACCCCATCGCCGGCACCCGGCACCGCGGCGCGACCCCGCAGGAGGACCAGGCCCTCGCGGACGAGCTGCTCGCCGACCCCAAGGAGCGCGCCGAGCACCTGATGCTCGTCGACCTCGGGCGCAACGACCTGGGCCGGGTCTGCGAGCCGGGCTCCGTCGAGGTCGTCGACTTCATGTCCGTCGAGCGGTACTCGCACGTGATGCACATCGTCTCGACCGTCACCGGCCGCGTGGCACAGGGGCGGTCGGCCTTCGACGTGCTCACCGCCTGCTTCCCGGCCGGCACCCTCTCCGGCGCGCCCAAGCCCCGCGCGATGCAGATCATCGACGAACTGGAGCCGTCCCGGCGCGGGCTGTACGGCGGCTGCGTCGGCTACCTCGACTTCGCGGGCGACTCCGACACCGCCATCGCCATCCGTACGGCCCTGCTGCGCGACGGCGTGGCGTACGTGCAGGCCGGAGCGGGCATCGTCGCCGACTCCGACCCGGTCGCGGAGGACAACGAGTGCCGCAACAAGGCGGCGGCCGTCCTGCGCGCGGTGCACACGGCGAACCGGCTCGGACGGTAA
- a CDS encoding TIGR02234 family membrane protein — translation MGYVTSVPQPRSEASGPARSGRRSLAVALLCGALGAAVALLSSRQSWSAGTASVAGGDFPLTVKGSDITGVPAALAIVGLAALVAVFAVRRSGRLLVSALLALSGAGTIASALLGVGDSSALDEKAAEASGDTAATASALSHTAWPYVAVAGGALLLLAGLLALRYGRLWPAMSGRYERDGTPRPRKARPVDPDRPEDIWKALDRGEDPTGPDPAGT, via the coding sequence GTGGGGTACGTGACTTCCGTACCCCAGCCCCGCTCCGAAGCCTCCGGGCCCGCCCGGTCCGGCCGGCGCAGCCTCGCCGTCGCCCTGCTGTGCGGCGCGCTCGGCGCGGCCGTGGCACTGCTCTCCTCCCGGCAGAGCTGGTCGGCAGGCACGGCTTCCGTGGCCGGCGGCGACTTTCCGCTGACCGTGAAGGGCAGCGACATCACCGGTGTCCCCGCGGCCCTCGCCATAGTGGGCCTCGCCGCACTCGTCGCCGTCTTCGCCGTACGCCGCTCCGGGCGCCTCCTGGTCTCCGCGCTGCTCGCGCTCTCCGGCGCGGGCACCATCGCCTCCGCGCTGCTCGGCGTGGGCGACAGCTCGGCCCTCGACGAGAAGGCCGCCGAGGCCTCCGGCGACACCGCCGCCACCGCCTCCGCGCTCAGCCACACCGCCTGGCCGTACGTCGCCGTCGCGGGCGGCGCGCTGCTCCTTCTCGCCGGCCTGCTCGCGCTGCGCTACGGCCGGCTCTGGCCGGCCATGTCCGGCCGCTACGAGCGCGACGGCACACCCCGGCCGCGCAAGGCCAGGCCCGTCGACCCTGACCGGCCCGAGGACATCTGGAAGGCGCTCGACCGGGGCGAGGACCCGACCGGGCCGGATCCGGCCGGGACCTGA
- a CDS encoding HGxxPAAW family protein, whose protein sequence is MAGSSHGHTPAAWTGVIIAFIGFCVSGAFMVMAEPLGFWAGLVVVALGGVVGMVMRAAGLGQPKGSAHHEPVGAEG, encoded by the coding sequence ATGGCGGGCAGCAGCCACGGTCACACCCCGGCCGCCTGGACCGGTGTCATCATCGCCTTCATCGGTTTCTGCGTTTCCGGTGCCTTCATGGTGATGGCCGAGCCGCTGGGCTTCTGGGCAGGCCTGGTCGTCGTCGCTCTCGGCGGTGTCGTCGGCATGGTCATGCGGGCGGCGGGCCTCGGTCAGCCGAAGGGCTCCGCGCACCACGAGCCCGTGGGCGCCGAGGGCTGA
- a CDS encoding DUF2752 domain-containing protein — MRDVNAKTRRVTQQPRAAVETRTGAEAQSGSGAAAVLRRLAVPGGVLAAVVGAFAYVGAVDPNQPGHYPVCPLLRYTGLYCPGCGGLRSAHAFVHGDITTALTDNAAAVAGYLVFAVVWSVWVVRSVQGRPVRIDPGPVHLWAVGALLLVFTVVRNLPFGGWLHP; from the coding sequence ATGCGAGACGTGAACGCCAAGACCCGGAGGGTGACCCAGCAGCCGCGCGCGGCCGTGGAGACACGTACGGGTGCGGAGGCACAGTCCGGTTCCGGCGCCGCCGCCGTCCTGCGGCGGCTCGCCGTCCCCGGCGGGGTGCTCGCCGCCGTCGTCGGCGCCTTCGCCTACGTCGGGGCCGTCGACCCCAACCAGCCCGGTCACTACCCCGTCTGCCCGCTGCTGCGCTACACGGGCCTCTACTGCCCCGGCTGCGGCGGCCTGCGCAGCGCGCACGCCTTCGTGCACGGGGACATCACGACGGCGCTCACGGACAACGCGGCCGCCGTGGCCGGGTACCTGGTCTTCGCGGTGGTGTGGTCCGTCTGGGTGGTCCGCTCCGTCCAGGGACGGCCCGTGCGCATCGACCCCGGCCCGGTCCACCTCTGGGCCGTCGGCGCATTGCTGCTGGTCTTCACCGTTGTCCGGAACCTGCCGTTCGGTGGCTGGCTGCATCCTTGA
- the trpC gene encoding indole-3-glycerol phosphate synthase TrpC translates to MSVLDEIIDGVRADLAERQARVSLDELKERAAKAPAAKDGVAALRGDGVKVICEVKRSSPSKGALAAIADPAALAADYEAGGAAVISVLTEQRRFGGSLADLEAVRARVDIPVLRKDFIVTSYQLWEARAYGADLALLIVAALDQPALESLIERAESIGLTPLVEVHDEDEVERAVDAGAKIIGVNARNLKDLKVDRTTFERVAPEIPSGIVKIAESGVRGPHDLIAYANAGADAVLVGESLVTGRDPKSAVSDLVAAGAHPALRHGRG, encoded by the coding sequence GTGAGTGTGCTCGACGAGATCATCGACGGCGTCCGTGCCGACCTCGCGGAACGGCAGGCGCGCGTCAGCCTCGACGAGCTCAAGGAGCGCGCGGCGAAGGCTCCTGCGGCCAAGGACGGCGTGGCCGCCCTGCGCGGCGACGGCGTCAAGGTCATCTGCGAGGTCAAGCGCTCCAGCCCCTCCAAGGGCGCGCTCGCCGCGATCGCCGACCCGGCGGCCCTCGCCGCGGACTACGAGGCGGGCGGCGCGGCCGTCATCTCCGTGCTGACCGAACAGCGCCGCTTCGGCGGCTCGCTGGCCGACCTGGAGGCCGTCCGGGCCCGGGTCGACATCCCGGTCCTGCGCAAGGACTTCATCGTCACGTCGTACCAGCTGTGGGAGGCCCGTGCGTACGGCGCCGACCTCGCGCTGCTGATCGTGGCCGCCCTCGACCAGCCCGCCCTGGAGTCCCTCATCGAGCGCGCCGAGTCCATCGGGCTCACCCCGCTCGTCGAGGTGCACGACGAGGACGAGGTCGAGCGTGCGGTGGACGCGGGCGCCAAGATCATCGGCGTCAACGCGCGCAACCTCAAGGACCTCAAGGTCGACCGCACCACGTTCGAGCGCGTCGCCCCCGAGATCCCGTCCGGCATCGTCAAGATCGCCGAGTCCGGTGTCCGCGGCCCGCACGACCTCATCGCGTACGCCAACGCAGGCGCCGACGCGGTCCTGGTGGGCGAGTCCCTCGTCACCGGCCGCGACCCGAAGAGCGCGGTCTCCGACCTGGTCGCCGCGGGCGCGCACCCCGCGCTGCGGCACGGACGCGGCTGA
- the trpM gene encoding tryptophan biosynthesis modulator TrpM produces the protein MKPTTTMTPTDRYARLARGCRPRGCRAPARRVHGRRVRYVIGDEPGQVNGMRWQRPVRGAGLCPNMRLRRVGAIRRDRPSVV, from the coding sequence ATGAAGCCCACGACCACCATGACGCCCACGGACCGGTACGCCCGCCTCGCGCGCGGCTGCCGTCCCCGTGGCTGCCGCGCGCCCGCACGCCGGGTCCACGGCCGCCGCGTGCGGTACGTCATCGGTGACGAGCCGGGCCAGGTGAACGGAATGCGATGGCAGCGCCCCGTCAGGGGCGCGGGGCTGTGTCCGAACATGCGGCTCCGCCGCGTGGGCGCGATCAGGCGCGACCGACCTTCGGTCGTCTGA
- the trpB gene encoding tryptophan synthase subunit beta: protein MPSEFFIPDPEGQVPSAEGYFGAFGGKFIPEALVAAVDEVAVEYDKAKSDPEFARELDDLLVHYTGRPSSLTEVPRFAEHAGGARVFLKREDLNHTGSHKINNVLGQALLTRRMGKTRVIAETGAGQHGVATATACALFGLECTIYMGEIDTQRQALNVARMRMLGAEVIAVKSGSRTLKDAINEAFRDWVANVDHTHYLFGTVAGPHPFPAMVRDFHRVIGVEARRQILERAGRLPDAAIACVGGGSNAIGLFHAFIPDADVRLIGCEPAGHGIESGEHAATLTAGEPGILHGSRSYVLQDDEGQITEPYSISAGLDYPGIGPEHSYLKDSGRGEYRAVTDDAAMQALRLLSRTEGIIPAIESAHALAGALEVGKELGKDGLIIVNLSGRGDKDMDTAARYFGLYDNSADAVVEADADSSTAEIEGDAK from the coding sequence ATGCCCAGCGAGTTCTTCATTCCCGACCCCGAGGGTCAAGTTCCCAGTGCCGAGGGCTACTTCGGCGCGTTCGGCGGCAAGTTCATCCCGGAGGCGCTGGTCGCCGCCGTGGACGAGGTCGCCGTCGAGTACGACAAGGCGAAGTCCGACCCGGAGTTCGCCCGTGAGCTGGACGACCTGCTCGTCCACTACACGGGGCGCCCCAGCTCCCTGACCGAGGTGCCGCGCTTCGCCGAACACGCCGGTGGCGCCCGGGTGTTCCTCAAGCGCGAGGACCTCAACCACACCGGCTCGCACAAGATCAACAACGTGCTCGGCCAGGCCCTGCTCACCCGGCGGATGGGCAAGACGCGCGTCATCGCGGAGACCGGCGCCGGTCAGCACGGCGTCGCCACCGCCACCGCCTGCGCGCTCTTCGGCCTCGAATGCACCATCTACATGGGCGAGATCGACACCCAGCGCCAGGCCCTGAACGTCGCCCGCATGCGCATGCTCGGCGCCGAGGTCATCGCCGTGAAGTCCGGCTCCCGGACGCTCAAGGACGCCATCAACGAGGCGTTCCGCGACTGGGTCGCCAACGTCGACCACACGCACTACCTCTTCGGGACCGTCGCCGGACCGCACCCCTTCCCGGCCATGGTGCGCGACTTCCACCGCGTCATCGGCGTCGAGGCCCGCCGGCAGATCCTGGAGCGCGCCGGACGGCTTCCCGACGCCGCCATCGCCTGCGTCGGCGGCGGTTCCAACGCCATCGGGCTCTTCCACGCCTTCATCCCGGACGCCGACGTACGCCTCATCGGCTGCGAGCCCGCCGGGCACGGCATCGAGAGCGGCGAGCACGCGGCCACGCTGACGGCCGGCGAGCCCGGCATCCTGCACGGCTCGCGGTCCTACGTCCTCCAGGACGACGAGGGCCAGATCACCGAGCCGTACTCGATCTCGGCCGGTCTGGACTACCCGGGCATCGGCCCCGAGCACTCCTACCTCAAGGACAGCGGCCGCGGCGAGTACCGCGCGGTCACCGACGACGCGGCCATGCAGGCCCTGCGCCTGCTGTCGCGCACCGAGGGCATCATCCCGGCGATCGAGAGCGCGCACGCGCTGGCCGGGGCCCTGGAGGTCGGCAAGGAGCTGGGCAAGGACGGGCTGATCATCGTCAACCTGTCCGGCCGCGGCGACAAGGACATGGACACGGCCGCCCGCTACTTCGGCCTGTACGACAACTCAGCCGACGCCGTCGTCGAGGCGGACGCCGACAGCAGCACCGCCGAGATCGAGGGGGACGCCAAGTGA
- the trpA gene encoding tryptophan synthase subunit alpha, which produces MSGNIQLLSDTLAAARAEGRSALIAYLPAGFPTVDGGIEAIKAAFDGGADVVEVGLPHSDPVLDGPVIQTADDIALRGGVRIADVMRTVREAHEATGKPVLVMTYWNPIDRYGVERFTAELAEAGGAGCILPDLPVQESALWREHAHKHGLATVFVVAPSSKDARLAEITAAGSGFVYAASLMGVTGTRASVGAQAQDLVQRTKATTGLPVCVGLGVSNATQAAEVAGFADGVIVGSAFVKRMLDAADEQAGLDAVRELAADLAKGVRAAVRQS; this is translated from the coding sequence GTGAGCGGCAACATCCAGCTGTTGAGCGACACCCTCGCCGCCGCCAGGGCGGAGGGCCGGTCGGCGCTCATCGCCTACCTGCCCGCCGGGTTCCCGACCGTCGACGGCGGCATCGAGGCGATCAAGGCGGCCTTCGACGGCGGCGCCGACGTCGTCGAGGTGGGTCTGCCGCACAGCGACCCCGTCCTCGACGGCCCGGTCATCCAGACCGCCGACGACATCGCCCTGCGCGGCGGCGTCAGGATCGCCGACGTCATGCGCACGGTCCGGGAGGCGCACGAGGCGACCGGGAAGCCGGTGCTCGTGATGACGTACTGGAATCCGATCGACCGCTACGGCGTCGAGCGCTTCACCGCCGAGCTGGCCGAGGCGGGCGGTGCGGGCTGCATCCTGCCCGACCTGCCGGTCCAGGAGTCGGCGCTGTGGAGGGAGCACGCTCACAAGCACGGCCTCGCGACCGTCTTCGTCGTCGCCCCCAGCAGCAAGGACGCCAGGCTCGCCGAGATCACCGCGGCGGGCAGCGGCTTCGTGTACGCGGCCTCGCTGATGGGCGTCACGGGCACCCGGGCTTCGGTGGGCGCACAGGCGCAGGACCTGGTGCAGCGCACCAAAGCCACCACCGGCCTGCCGGTCTGTGTCGGCCTCGGCGTCTCCAACGCCACCCAGGCCGCCGAGGTCGCGGGCTTCGCCGACGGCGTGATCGTCGGCTCGGCCTTCGTGAAGCGGATGCTGGACGCGGCGGACGAGCAGGCCGGTCTCGACGCCGTGCGGGAACTCGCGGCCGACCTCGCGAAGGGCGTGCGCGCCGCGGTGCGGCAGTCGTAG
- a CDS encoding DsbA family protein, whose amino-acid sequence MSEKNRDGKRTARERLAVEREKQKAAEKRRRAVIVGASVVCVLGLAAVVGVLAANSGKDSKSDSAGPAVAPSGATGKDSLAIPVGKDAAKSTLTVWEDFRCPACLDFETRYRPTIHELVDGGQLKVEYHLVTLIDSARGGTGSLRAASAAACAQDAGKFTAYHDVLYDNQPNEAQDDFSSNSKLIDLAGKVDGLDTPVFQKCVNDGTHDSWVNKSYAAFQNSGFTGTPTVLLGGKNIYADQTMTPAKLKQMVEAENKG is encoded by the coding sequence GTGAGCGAGAAGAACCGTGACGGAAAGCGCACTGCCCGCGAGCGGCTGGCGGTCGAGCGAGAGAAGCAGAAGGCCGCGGAGAAGCGCCGCCGTGCCGTGATCGTGGGCGCCTCGGTGGTGTGCGTCCTGGGGCTCGCGGCGGTGGTCGGCGTCCTCGCGGCGAACTCCGGGAAGGACTCCAAGAGCGACTCCGCCGGTCCGGCCGTGGCGCCCTCCGGGGCGACGGGCAAGGACAGCCTCGCTATCCCCGTCGGCAAGGACGCCGCCAAATCGACGCTCACCGTGTGGGAGGACTTCCGCTGCCCGGCCTGCCTGGACTTCGAGACCAGGTACCGCCCGACCATCCATGAACTGGTCGACGGCGGACAGCTGAAGGTCGAGTACCACCTGGTCACCCTCATCGACTCGGCCCGGGGCGGCACCGGTTCGCTGCGTGCCGCGAGCGCCGCGGCCTGTGCTCAGGACGCCGGGAAGTTCACCGCGTACCACGACGTTCTGTACGACAACCAGCCCAACGAGGCGCAGGACGACTTCTCCAGCAACAGCAAGCTCATCGATCTGGCGGGCAAGGTCGACGGCCTGGACACGCCGGTCTTCCAGAAGTGCGTCAACGACGGCACGCACGACAGCTGGGTGAACAAGTCGTACGCCGCCTTCCAGAACTCCGGCTTCACCGGCACGCCGACCGTGCTGCTGGGTGGCAAGAACATCTACGCGGACCAGACGATGACCCCGGCGAAGCTGAAGCAGATGGTGGAGGCCGAGAACAAGGGCTGA